Proteins found in one Salvia splendens isolate huo1 chromosome 10, SspV2, whole genome shotgun sequence genomic segment:
- the LOC121752619 gene encoding uncharacterized mitochondrial protein AtMg00810-like, which yields MKKYRYRQSNSDHTLFIKKRVGKITCLIIYVDDMIITGDDTEEMSELRKNLFNVFEMKDLGQLKYFLGIEVLRSKKGIFINQRKYILDLLAEVGMLDCKPADTPMVQNHGLQMTKEAKPADRGSYQRLVGKLIYLSHTRPDIAYAVGVVSQFMHAPQEEHWETTIRIVRYLKGTVDHGLLFEKHGHLEISGFTDADWAGNPNDRRSTAGVLYLRRRESCDIEKQEAEGGSTV from the coding sequence atgaagaagtatAGATACAGACAGAGCAACTCAGATCACACACTGTTCATCAAGAAAAGAGTAGGCAAGATCACGTGTCTGATTatttatgtggatgacatgattatcaccgGAGATGATACTGAAGAGATGAGCGAGCTCAGAAAAAACCTGTTTAATgtgtttgagatgaaggatctaggacaACTAAAATACTTCTTGGGTATAGAAGTGTTGAGATCAAAGAAAGGGATATTCATCAATCAGAGGAAGTACATACTCGACCTCTTGGCTGAAGTAGGTATGCTTGACTGCAAACCTGCAGATACTCCGATGGTTCAGAATCACGGGCTACAAATGACGAAAGAAGCGAAGCCTGCCGACAGGGGGAGCTATCAAAGGTTAGTCGGGAAGTTGATTTACTTATCTCACACTAGACCAGATATTGCATACGCAGTAGGAGTAgtaagccagttcatgcatgcacctcaagaaGAGCATTGGGAGACAACTATAAGGATTGTTCGATACTTAAAGGGAACAGTTGATCATGGGCTTCTGTTCGAGAAACATGGACACTTGGAGATAAGCGGTtttactgatgcagattgggctgGAAATCCAAATGATAGGAGATCAACCGCGGGGGTACTTTACCTTCGTCGGAGGGAATCTTGTGACATagagaagcaagaagcagaaggtggtagcACTGTCTAG